In Acidimicrobiales bacterium, the sequence CCCTCCCTCGGGGTCTAGGCGGCCGGGGCCTCGCGGCGCCGGCCGGTGGGGTACGAGTGGTCGTGGCCGCAGGGGCAGCGCAGCACGACGACGATGCCGTCCGCCGTGTTGCGCACGGCGACGACGCGGCGCTCCGACAGCAGGTGCGGCCGGCCGGAGCGGGGGCAGCGAGCGTGGAACATGGGTGCTCCTCGGGTCAGCGCGGCGTGGTCGGCCGGCGGTGGTGGTGGACGACGGTCGCCGTCCCGAGCACGAAGATGGCCGACGGCCCTGACCGGGCGCTGACCCCCCGCTGACCCGGAAATCCGGTTGCGCCGGCCGCCGCCGGAGCGTGGACTGGCCGCCGATGGGCGTCGTGATGGTCATCCGCCGTGGCCGCCGCACCGAGGTGGTGGGGGTGGCACGAGCTCGACCCGCGGTGGGCCGAGCGCCTCGTCGCTGACGCCGGGGTCGGCCCCGGCGCGGTCGTCGTCGACGTGGGCGCGGGCACCGGCGCCATCACCGCGCCGCTCGTCGCCGCCGGCGCCCGGGTGGTGGCCGTCGAGGTCCACCCCGGACGGGCCCGGCACCTGAGGCAGCGCTTCGGCGACGCCGTCGTCGTTGTGGCGGCCGACGCCGCCGACCTGCGCCTCCCCCGCCGGCCCTTCCACGTCGTCGCCAACCCGCCGTTCGCCGTGACGACGGCCCTGCTCCGCCGCCTCCTCCAGCCCGGCTCCCGCCTGGTCGGCGCGGTCGTCGTCCTCCCCGCCCCGGCCGCCCGCCGGTGGGCCGGGCCCGGCGCGCCGGGCGCCGGCCGGTGGGCCCGCGACTACGAGGTGGCGCTCGGCCCGGCCGTGCCCCGCTCGGCCTTCCGGCCGCCCCCGCCGGCCGGCGCCCGGGTGCTCACGATCCGCCGCCGGCGGTGACCGGCGGCCCGTCCCGGTGGAGCCAGGCCAGCAGGTCGGGCGGCGCCAGCGCCGCCGTCCTGGCCCGGTAGCCGTCCAGCTCGGCCTCGGTGAGCAGCTCGCGGCCGGCGCCCGACCGCCCCCGCCGGAAGAACGCGGCGCGGTCCTTCAGCACGCCGGCCGGGTCGGGGGCCAGCTCCGCCGCCCGCTCCCGCATCCGCTCGAACCGGGCCGCGTCCACCAGCACCGGCCAGCGGTCGCCGGGCACGTCGATCCCGAGGCGCCCGGCCAGCCGGCGCATCTCGCCGTCGAGGTCGGCCACCAGGTCGTCGTAGTGGACGAGCGAGACGTTCGGCCGGTGGCGGCGGGCCCACGCGTCGGACAGGTGGCGGAGCACGCCGGGCAGGGAGTCGAGCTCGGCGACCGGGTCGGCGTCCTCGTGCACCCAG encodes:
- a CDS encoding rRNA adenine N-6-methyltransferase family protein, with product MAAAPRWWGWHELDPRWAERLVADAGVGPGAVVVDVGAGTGAITAPLVAAGARVVAVEVHPGRARHLRQRFGDAVVVVAADAADLRLPRRPFHVVANPPFAVTTALLRRLLQPGSRLVGAVVVLPAPAARRWAGPGAPGAGRWARDYEVALGPAVPRSAFRPPPPAGARVLTIRRRR